One part of the Solanum dulcamara chromosome 3, daSolDulc1.2, whole genome shotgun sequence genome encodes these proteins:
- the LOC129883304 gene encoding uncharacterized protein LOC129883304 has protein sequence MTLVYNYFHPQSILFPNSCWRKPISEGFRRLQIVNAQNKKKCLRCNTFYEDRDNSPIACSFHGHTNGDKGLFSLAPPHQGIDGEWSDGSGVIVYKWNEKDKRPNTGRKNWKKRWSCCAEYDENAPPCRQGWHVSYDDGFTLY, from the exons ATGACTTTGGTTTACAATTATTTTCATCCCCAAAGTATATTGTTCCCAAATTCTTGTTGGAGAAAACCAATTTCAGAAGGATTTAGAAGACTGCAAATAGTGAATGcccaaaataagaagaaatgcTTGCGCTGCAATACTTTTTATGAAGACAGAGATAATTCCCCAATTGCCTGCTCTTTCCACGGCCACACcaatg GAGATAAAGGACTATTTTCCCTGGCACCCCCTCACCAAGGAATCGATGGAGAATGGAGTGATGGATCTGGAGTAATCGTGTATAAATGGAACGAGAAAGATAAGAGGCCAAATACAGGAAGAAAAAACTGGAAAAAGAGATGGAGTTGTTGTGCTGAGTATGATGAAAATGCTCCACCTTGTAGGCAAGGATGGCATGTCTCGTACGATGATGGATTCACATTATACTAG
- the LOC129883305 gene encoding selenium-binding protein 1-like isoform X1, with product MATEHGTAEAVSGCCKKGPGYASPLEAMDGPKESLIYVTCIYTGSGRGKPDYLATIDVDPNSPSYSKVIHRLPMPYEGDELHHSGWNSCSSCYGDPSAARRYLVLPSLVSGRIYAIDTQKDPRAPSLYKVVQLDDVIQKTGLAFPHAVHCLASGEIMVSCLGDKDGNAEGNGFLILDSDFNVKGRWEKPGHSPLFGYDFWYQPRHNTMISSSWGAPSAFTKGFNLQHVADGLYGRHLHVYTWPGGELKQTLDLGNTGLLPLEVRFLHNPSEAIGYVGCALTSNMVRFFKDPDGSWGHEVAISVKPVKVQKWILPEMPGLITDFLISLDDRFLYLANWLHGDIRQYNIEDPANPKLTGQVFVGGVFQKGNTVLAEAEDGSTYQVDVPEVQGHRLRGGPQMIQLSLDGKRLYVTNSLFSTWDRQFYPEMVEKGSHMLQIDVDSEKGGLAINPRFFVDFGAEPDGASLAHEMRYPGGDCTSDIWI from the exons ATGGCGACGGAGCACGGGACGGCGGAGGCGGTTAGTGGGTGTTGCAAAAAAGGACCTGGTTATGCTTCTCCACTTGAAGCTATGGATGGTCCTAAAGAATCTTTAATTTATGTCACCTGCATTTATACTG GATCGGGAAGGGGTAAACCTGACTATTTGGCTACAATAGATGTAGATCCTAATTCACCATCTTATTCAAAGGTAATCCATAGGCTGCCTATGCCTTATGAGGGTGATGAACTACATCATTCGGGATGGAATTCCTGCAGTTCTTGTtatggagatccatcagctgcTCGACGATATCTTGTCCTGCCTTCACTAGT ATCAGGACGCATTTATGCAATTGACACACAAAAGGATCCAAGGGCTCCCAGTTTGTATAAAGTTGTTCAGCTAGATGACGTCATCCAGAAGACAGGATTAGCATTCCCTCACGCGGTTCACTGCCTCGCTTCTGGTGAGATAATGGTGTCGTGTCTCGGAGATAAAGATGGAAATGCTGAGGGGAACGGATTTCTTATTCTTGATTCAGACTTTAACGTGAAAGGAAG atGGGAGAAACCAGGACATAGTCCCCTCTTTGGTTATGACTTCTGGTACCAGCCTCGGCATAACACCATGATCAGTTCCAGCTGGGGAGCTCCATCTGCTTTCACCAAAGGTTTCAACCTCCAGCATGTTGCCGATGGGCTTTATGGTCGGCATTTGCATGTCTACACATGGCCTGGTGGTGAACTCAAACAGACATTGGATCTTGGGAATACTGGGCTCCTACCTCTAGAG GTAAGGTTCTTGCATAATCCATCTGAAGCAATTGGGTATGTGGGGTGTGCTTTGACCAGTAACATGGTGCGATTTTTCAAGGATCCGGATGGCTCATGGGGCCATGAG GTAGCTATCTCAGTAAAACCAGTGAAAGTGCAGAAGTGGATTCTTCCTGAAATGCCTGGACTTATTACCGATTTTCTGATCTCTCTAGATGATCGTTTTCTATACCTGGCAAACTGGCTGCATGGTGACATTAGACAGTACAATATCGAAGACCCTGCTAATCCTAAGTTGACTGGCCAAGTATTTGTTGGAGGAGTATTTCAAAAAGGGAACACTGTACTCGCTGAGGCTGAAGATGGTTCAACATATCAAGTTGATGTCCCAGAAGTCCAG GGACATCGGTTGAGAGGGGGACCTCAGATGATACAATTGAGTCTTGACGGGAAACGTTTGTATGTTACAAACTCATTGTTCAGTACATGGGACCGTCAATTCTACCCCGAAATGGTGGAGAAAGGAAGTCACATGTTACAAATCGACGTTGACAGTGAGAAAGGTGGCCTTGCTATAAACCCAAGATTTTTCGTTGATTTCGGAGCAGAACCTGATGGTGCATCTTTGGCTCATGAAATGAGGTATCCTGGTGGTGACTGCACTTCTGATATTTGGATATGA
- the LOC129883305 gene encoding selenium-binding protein 1-like isoform X2 gives MPYEGDELHHSGWNSCSSCYGDPSAARRYLVLPSLVSGRIYAIDTQKDPRAPSLYKVVQLDDVIQKTGLAFPHAVHCLASGEIMVSCLGDKDGNAEGNGFLILDSDFNVKGRWEKPGHSPLFGYDFWYQPRHNTMISSSWGAPSAFTKGFNLQHVADGLYGRHLHVYTWPGGELKQTLDLGNTGLLPLEVRFLHNPSEAIGYVGCALTSNMVRFFKDPDGSWGHEVAISVKPVKVQKWILPEMPGLITDFLISLDDRFLYLANWLHGDIRQYNIEDPANPKLTGQVFVGGVFQKGNTVLAEAEDGSTYQVDVPEVQGHRLRGGPQMIQLSLDGKRLYVTNSLFSTWDRQFYPEMVEKGSHMLQIDVDSEKGGLAINPRFFVDFGAEPDGASLAHEMRYPGGDCTSDIWI, from the exons ATGCCTTATGAGGGTGATGAACTACATCATTCGGGATGGAATTCCTGCAGTTCTTGTtatggagatccatcagctgcTCGACGATATCTTGTCCTGCCTTCACTAGT ATCAGGACGCATTTATGCAATTGACACACAAAAGGATCCAAGGGCTCCCAGTTTGTATAAAGTTGTTCAGCTAGATGACGTCATCCAGAAGACAGGATTAGCATTCCCTCACGCGGTTCACTGCCTCGCTTCTGGTGAGATAATGGTGTCGTGTCTCGGAGATAAAGATGGAAATGCTGAGGGGAACGGATTTCTTATTCTTGATTCAGACTTTAACGTGAAAGGAAG atGGGAGAAACCAGGACATAGTCCCCTCTTTGGTTATGACTTCTGGTACCAGCCTCGGCATAACACCATGATCAGTTCCAGCTGGGGAGCTCCATCTGCTTTCACCAAAGGTTTCAACCTCCAGCATGTTGCCGATGGGCTTTATGGTCGGCATTTGCATGTCTACACATGGCCTGGTGGTGAACTCAAACAGACATTGGATCTTGGGAATACTGGGCTCCTACCTCTAGAG GTAAGGTTCTTGCATAATCCATCTGAAGCAATTGGGTATGTGGGGTGTGCTTTGACCAGTAACATGGTGCGATTTTTCAAGGATCCGGATGGCTCATGGGGCCATGAG GTAGCTATCTCAGTAAAACCAGTGAAAGTGCAGAAGTGGATTCTTCCTGAAATGCCTGGACTTATTACCGATTTTCTGATCTCTCTAGATGATCGTTTTCTATACCTGGCAAACTGGCTGCATGGTGACATTAGACAGTACAATATCGAAGACCCTGCTAATCCTAAGTTGACTGGCCAAGTATTTGTTGGAGGAGTATTTCAAAAAGGGAACACTGTACTCGCTGAGGCTGAAGATGGTTCAACATATCAAGTTGATGTCCCAGAAGTCCAG GGACATCGGTTGAGAGGGGGACCTCAGATGATACAATTGAGTCTTGACGGGAAACGTTTGTATGTTACAAACTCATTGTTCAGTACATGGGACCGTCAATTCTACCCCGAAATGGTGGAGAAAGGAAGTCACATGTTACAAATCGACGTTGACAGTGAGAAAGGTGGCCTTGCTATAAACCCAAGATTTTTCGTTGATTTCGGAGCAGAACCTGATGGTGCATCTTTGGCTCATGAAATGAGGTATCCTGGTGGTGACTGCACTTCTGATATTTGGATATGA
- the LOC129883308 gene encoding selenium-binding protein 2-like, producing the protein MHHSHFLHQLQRCARFHFPLEGRKLHAGIIKIGLDNCSLKLCNNLIDMYGKCGLLDDAVQLFDEMPQRDLASWASVFTAHNEANHPQNTLFLFPNMFLDGLWPDHFVFASVVKACANSGALKVGEKMAMEHGTAEAVSGCCKKGPGYASPLEAMDGPKESLIYVTCIYTGSGRGKPDYLATIDVDPNSPSYSKVIHRLPMPYEGDELHHSGWNSCSSCYGDPSAARRYLVLPSLVSGRIYAIDTQKDPRAPSLYKVVQPDDVIQKTGLAFPHTAHCLASGEIMVSCLGDKDGNAEGNGFLLLDSDFNVKGRWEKPGHSPLFGYDFWYQPRHNTMISSSWGAPSAFTKGFNLQHVADGLYGRHLHVYTWPGGELKQTLDLGNTGLLPLEVRFLHNPSEAIGYVGCALTSNMVRFFKNPDGSWGHEVAISVKPVKVQKWILPEMPGLITDFLISLDDRFLYLANWLHGDIRQYNIEDPANPKLTGQVFVGGVFQKGNTVLAEAEDGSTYQVDVPEVQGHRLRGGPQMIQLSLDGKRLYVTNSLFSTWDRQFYPEMVEKGGHMLLIDVDSEKGGLAINPRFFVDFGAEPDGASLAHEMRYPGGDCTSDIWI; encoded by the exons ATGCATCACTCTCATTTTCTTCACCAACTCCAACGATGCGCCAGATTCCATTTCCCCTTAGAAGGCAGAAAATTACATGCTGGCATTATCAAGATTGGTTTAGACAATTGTTCCTTAAAGCTTTGCAACAATCTCATAGACATGTATGGCAAATGTGGCCTTCTTGATGATGCCGTCCAACTGTTCGACGAAATGCCCCAAAGAGATTTAGCTTCATGGGCCTCTGTTTTTACTGCACACAACGAAGCTAATCACCCCCAGAATACTCTTTTCCTCTTTCCCAACATGTTTTTAGATGGTCTTTGGCCTGATCATTTCGTTTTTGCTAGTGTTGTTAAGGCTTGTGCTAACTCGGGCGCGTTGAAAGTTG gCGAGAAAATGGCGATGGAGCACGGGACGGCGGAGGCGGTTAGTGGGTGTTGCAAAAAAGGACCTGGTTATGCTTCTCCACTTGAAGCTATGGATGGTCCTAAAGAATCTTTAATTTATGTCACCTGCATTTATACTG GATCGGGAAGGGGTAAACCTGACTATTTGGCTACAATAGATGTAGATCCTAATTCACCATCTTATTCAAAGGTAATCCATAGGCTGCCTATGCCTTATGAGGGTGATGAACTACATCATTCGGGATGGAATTCCTGCAGTTCTTGTtatggagatccatcagctgcTCGACGATATCTTGTCCTGCCTTCACTAGT ATCAGGACGCATTTATGCAATTGACACACAAAAGGATCCAAGGGCTCCCAGTTTGTATAAAGTTGTTCAGCCAGATGACGTCATCCAGAAGACAGGATTAGCATTCCCTCACACGGCTCACTGCCTCGCTTCTGGTGAGATAATGGTGTCGTGTCTCGGAGATAAAGATGGAAATGCTGAGGGGAACGGATTTCTTCTTCTTGATTCAGACTTTAACGTGAAAGGAAG atGGGAGAAACCAGGACATAGTCCCCTCTTTGGTTATGACTTCTGGTACCAGCCTCGGCATAACACCATGATCAGTTCCAGCTGGGGAGCTCCATCTGCTTTCACCAAAGGTTTCAACCTCCAGCATGTTGCCGATGGGCTTTATGGTCGGCATTTGCATGTCTACACATGGCCTGGTGGTGAACTCAAACAGACATTGGATCTTGGGAATACTGGGCTCCTACCTCTAGAG GTAAGGTTCTTGCACAATCCATCTGAAGCAATTGGGTATGTGGGGTGTGCTTTGACCAGTAACATGGTGCGATTTTTCAAGAATCCGGATGGCTCATGGGGCCATGAG GTAGCTATCTCAGTAAAACCAGTGAAAGTGCAGAAGTGGATTCTTCCTGAAATGCCTGGACTTATTACCGATTTTCTGATCTCTCTAGATGATCGTTTTCTATACCTGGCAAACTGGCTGCATGGTGACATTAGACAGTACAATATCGAAGACCCTGCTAATCCTAAGTTGACTGGCCAAGTATTTGTTGGAGGAGTATTTCAAAAAGGGAACACTGTACTCGCTGAGGCTGAAGATGGTTCAACATATCAAGTTGATGTCCCAGAAGTCCAG GGACATCGGTTGAGAGGGGGACCTCAGATGATACAATTGAGTCTTGACGGGAAACGTTTGTATGTTACAAACTCATTGTTCAGTACATGGGACCGTCAATTCTACCCCGAAATGGTGGAGAAAGGAGGTCACATGTTACTAATCGACGTTGACAGTGAGAAAGGTGGCCTTGCTATAAACCCAAGATTTTTCGTTGATTTCGGAGCAGAACCTGATGGTGCATCTTTGGCTCATGAAATGAGGTATCCTGGTGGTGACTGCACTTCTGATATTTGGATATGA
- the LOC129883306 gene encoding pentatricopeptide repeat-containing protein At4g14050, mitochondrial, with protein MHHSHFLHQLQRCARFHFPLEGRKLHAGIIKIGLDNCSLKLCNNLIDMYGKCGLLDDAVQLFDEMPQRDLASWASVFTAHNEANHPQNTLFLFPNMFLDGLWPDHFVFASVVKACANSGALKVGKQVHAQFLKSVFSRDDVVQSSLVDMYAKCGLPDNAKSVFDLILVKNLICSSAMISGYARCGRKNEAFALLGELGEKNLQCWTALISGFVQNGNLIDAVDVFLEVRREGVDMRDPFILSSVVGACASLAALQLGKQIHRLVLGLGYESSLFVSNALVDMYAKCSDILEAKRIFDSMLKRDVVSWTSIIVGMAQHGQAIEALSLYDDMILAGLKPNEVTFVGLIYACSHVGLVNKGKSLFKSMVEDYKLSPSLQHYTCLLDLFSRSGHLEDAENLLNTMPFQPDEAVWAALLSACKRHGNTEMGVRIANRLLILGPKDPSTCILLSNTYAGAALWDNVSKLRKQLANLEVRKEPGYSSIDSGKETTTFYAGEALYPMKDAIFALLKEFDSEMRKRGYIPDTTFVLHDMEQQEKERQLFWHSERLAVAYGLLRTVPGSVIRVVKNLRICGDCHTVLKFVSSITGRKIVVRDANRFHHFNEGTCSCNDFW; from the coding sequence ATGCATCACTCTCATTTTCTTCACCAACTCCAACGATGCGCCAGATTCCATTTCCCCTTAGAAGGCAGAAAATTACATGCTGGCATTATCAAGATTGGTTTAGACAATTGTTCCTTAAAGCTTTGCAACAATCTCATAGACATGTATGGCAAATGTGGCCTTCTTGATGATGCCGTCCAACTGTTCGACGAAATGCCCCAAAGAGATTTAGCTTCATGGGCCTCTGTTTTTACTGCACACAACGAAGCTAATCACCCCCAGAATACTCTTTTCCTCTTTCCCAACATGTTTTTAGATGGTCTTTGGCCTGATCATTTCGTTTTTGCTAGTGTTGTTAAGGCTTGTGCTAACTCGGGCGCGTTGAAAGTTGGTAAACAAGTGCATGCCCAGTTCTTGAAATCGGTGTTTTCTCGTGATGATGTTGTTCAGTCTTCGTTAGTTGATATGTATGCAAAATGTGGATTGCCCGATAATGCGAAATCTGTTTTTGACTTGATTTTGGTTAAGAATTTGATTTGTTCGAGTGCAATGATATCGGGGTATGCTCGTTGTGGGAGGAAGAATGAAGCTTTTGCGCTTCTAGGGGAGTTGGGAGAAAAGAATTTGCAATGTTGGACTGCTTTGATATCTGGGTTCGTGCAAAATGGGAACTTGATTGATGCCGTTGATGTATTTCTTGAAGTAAGAAGAGAAGGGGTTGATATGAGGGACCCGTTTATACTTTCGAGTGTAGTAGGAGCTTGTGCTAGCTTAGCTGCACTGCAGCTCGGGAAACAGATTCATCGATTAGTTTTAGGACTCGGTTATGAATCTAGTTTGTTTGTTAGCAATGCCCTTGTGGATATGTATGCAAAATGTAGTGATATTTTGGAAGCAAAGAGGATATTTGATAGCATGTTGAAAAGAGATGTTGTATCTTGGACCTCAATTATTGTAGGGATGGCACAGCACGGGCAAGCTATTGAAGCGTTATCgttatatgatgatatgatctTGGCTGGCCTTAAGCCAAATGAAGTAACTTTTGTTGGATTAATCTATGCTTGTAGTCATGTTGGATTAGTAAACAAAGGAAAGAGTCTTTTTAAATCCATGGTTGAAGATTATAAGTTAAGTCCTTCTCTGCAGCATTACACGTGCTTGTTAGATCTGTTTAGTCGATCAGGTCACCTTGAGGACGCCGAGAACCTTCTTAATACGATGCCATTTCAGCCTGATGAAGCTGTTTGGGCTGCTTTATTAAGTGCTTGTAAGCGGCATGGAAATACTGAAATGGGAGTCAGGATCGCCAATCGCTTACTAATTCTCGGACCAAAAGATCCTTCAACTTGTATACTGCTGTCAAATACATATGCTGGTGCAGCTCTGTGGGACAATGTATCTAAGTTGAGGAAGCAGCTGGCAAATTTGGAAGTTAGGAAAGAACCTGGTTATAGTTCTATTGATTCGGGAAAAGAAACTACGACGTTCTATGCTGGAGAGGCATTGTATCCAATGAAGGACGCGATATTTGCTCTCCTAAAGGAATTTGATTCTGAGATGAGGAAGAGAGGTTATATTCCCGACACCACATTCGTTTTGCATGATATGGAACAGCAAGAGAAGGAAAGGCAGCTCTTTTGGCACAGCGAGAGATTGGCTGTGGCTTATGGACTTCTGAGGACTGTTCCTGGATCAGTGATAAGGGTGGTGAAAAACCTCCGAATTTGTGGCGATTGCCACACTGTTTTAAAATTTGTATCAAGCATTACAGGTCGCAAAATTGTCGTTAGAGATGCAAATAGATTCCATCACTTCAATGAGGGGACGTGTTCATGTAATGACTTCTGGTGA